The DNA segment AGGTATGGATCACGATGTTGTTGCCGTAGGGATCCAAATCACTGATCGCATCCATCATCGCTTTCTGCTGAGCCGTCGTCTGCGTATTCTCTTCACCCAAGTTCCAGTTAAGCGCCAGATTGTGGCCGAACCTTGCGATCAATTCGCGGCAGTACAGTTTGCGTTGAATTCCCAGATCACCGCCGTCGAGTGATTCGGGAACAAAGCCTCCTCCTTTGCCCTTTTTGTGATCGTCGTTTTCGGTTTCTTGCATCTTAAAATGCAAATACATCCCGCGTTCGGTTCCATGCTGAAACACGATTCCCCACTGATCCAGTTTGCTGCAGTCATAGTGCAGTTTGTCCTCTCGCTGCACAAACGGCCATACATTGTCGCCGTCGCCACCCGCGTTATAGGTCAAGAAAGAGAACGCATTACATCCTTTGCCTGACAGATAGTTGACCGCACCAATCAGACCTTTTCCTTTTCCATCCCCCCAAGTCGGATCGCCAGGCTGCCAATCCTTCCGATGCGGTGCCCAGGATTTCAAAGGAGCCTTTTTAGCGTTACCTGCGTGAGTGTTGTCAAAATCTTTGTAGGCAAGGAGCGTCTCCGGCGCATCCGCTCCAGCTTTCAAGAAGTATTCACCCGACCCTGCAAACCGCAAATAACGTTTACCAACATATTCCAAACGGCCATGAGCCCGCAGGTCGCGTCCTTGCTTGTCGCTTTCGACGATATTCAGCGTTCCTGCCTGACCATCAAAAGGTTGCAGCGGTGTCGATTCCGTTTCCTTTTCGACGGCAACCAAATCGCCTTTAAGAAAAGAAACTTTATAGTCCCAACGTCCCGTCTTGTTCGGCGTGAAATGGGCTCGCCAAACGACACCTGATTCCGCCGACGAATTAGCTGCATCACCATCCGCCGCAAAGTAACCAGGGATATTGAATTCGCTTCCATCCTGGTGGGTGAACCGCACGGTCATCCGATAATCGGTATACGGATTGGGAACATTATCCTTTTCATGAGCAAACGGCCCCTGCAGATTCAGAGTCACGTTGTGCCAAAGTTTTTGCTCGCCGCTAACCGCCACGGAACCGTCGCCATCAGCCTGGCGTGGAGACTGCTGCGGGAGATCGCTGGAGGCTTTTGTAGGGCTGGCCTTAACCGCCGCTTCTGCATGCGATGACTGAATTCCGGGGCAAACCAACAAGATACCGGCCAGGACCCAACCACCTGAAATTCCAGATTTCATACCGACTCGGATCATCAATAGTCACTTGTAAAAGAGAAGCAAACGAAGAGTAGCCCCGCAGGACGGATTGGCCAGCGAACAAAGAAGCCCCCATTTTACAAGCCTTTTCAACGCGCGGGGCGAATTCCACCGACAAAGTCCGTTCGTTTTCAACTTCTCAACGCAGGAACGCTTTCCACAGACACCGTCCATTTGGAAAGAATAATCGCAGGTCCGCCTCTCGACACGTGCGATAAATAAGTTGGCGGTTTCCGTGGGGATTGCAAGCCAGCGATGCGACGAGTGCTGGCGTGACAACAATGCAGCAAGAACCATCGTCTGGCGACGGTAGCTATCGCAGGCACGTACCTGCACTCGCCAGAGCGTGGGCAGATCCGCAATACGTCACAAATCGATTTCCCGTCCCTCGCGAAGAACGCTTTTTTTGGGTTGTTTTCGCTGAGGATGTGGCGTTTGTTATTTGTTATTCTCCGTCTCGGAGAGACGGAGCTACGGATGAGAGATGGAGCTACGGATGGGTGACAGTCTCTCTGATCGATTATTCCGTTGGTGGTGGCACATCGTGCACGCTGGCACCTCGTTTGGGATCGAGCACCAGAATCGCGAATCGCTGTACTTCCCCCAGTTCGGTGGAACTGAGACTGGCGTAATCGAATCGGCCTCGCAGGTCGGTGTACCCATCCTTATAGAATTTCACTTCGCCGTTGGCCATTCTTCCATACACTTTCACATAAGCCGAAGCGACCGGTTGGCGGTTCGCCGAATCGCTCACTTGCAGCTGTCCAAATCCTTCGGAGACGTACGCGGTCAAACGACCTCCGTAGTACAAGGTTGTTGCATGAGCCGATCCACTGACGACTTCAATCAGCAGTGTCTGTTCGGACCAATCGTCTTCTAACAGGTACTCGGTGGTCCCGGCTTCCGCCAGTTTGAGCGGCTCAAGCAGATCGGGTTGTACCGTAGCCATCCGGGCAAGGTCTTCTTTGACGAACGGCGTCTTACTAAACAACAGTTCCAGATCGACGCGATACAATTTAATCGTTGCCTGTGGTGCATTACGATGCGTAATCCGCACCCGTTTTCCTTCGGTGACAACGTTTAGGCTGGGCTGTGAATCGGCTGCGCGAGCCTGCCGACGTTCGCGATCCATCATCGCCAGATCGGCTGCTTGGGGATCGACTGCCAAAGCGTCTTCTTTTGCATTAACGTCTCCGCTTAGCCCGGCCTGCAAATCGCGATGTTGTTGCAAGACTTCGGCGATCGCACCAAAACGCTCCTTCCACCTGGGGACTGGATGCTCCTTACCGGCTTGAGCAATTTTCTCTGCGGTCGCTAGGTCACCTTGATGAAGTGCCAAATAACCGGTCAGGTAGTCTCGCTGCAGACGCATATTCGTCGCCGCATCTTTCACTTCAGCAAAGCGAGCGAGCGCCTCTTCGATTCGATTTTGAATTAGCAGGTAGTAACACAGTGCCAGCTGCTGGTCCGTGGAGGGCGTTTGCTGATAAGCCAGAACCTTCATAAATTCACGGTACTGCAACAAAAACTTGTCATTCAGGATTTCCGGTTCCGCCCGTAGCGGATGGATCCGAGCTCGCACCAGCGGAGCGTATTCCAGATGTTCATACAGATTCCGTGGTATCGGTTGAATCGTTACCAAGGACGATTTGAAAACCGGCCCAGCGGTTTCAATCAAATCGTCGCGACTGGCCAAATACTCCTGCATCCCCAGTAAATCCTGATGGTGCAAGCTATAAGCGAATAGTTCGGGAACCCAAACGTTTCCAGAACGCAGTGCACCTAACACCGTTTCGTAAACATCCAGCGCTCGCATTCGGTGCAGCACTAACGACCAATCCAAGCGGTGTAGGTTTGCCGTCTGCAAGAATTTTCCGATCTGTGCAGCGGAACCGTCGCGAGCGATTGCCTGCCACGATTTCTCGTCCGTCACCGTCGGGCTTGCGACGACATTAAATTCACGCGTTTGGCCCAGAGCTACCGCTCGGCCTGCCTGCGAGACACAAACGGGATAATGCACGAATGTTCCTGAGGCAGGAAAATAGAATTCGTATTGTTGCCGATGAACGGCAAAAGGTTCCAGTCGAACCGTTGCACTATCGGTTGCCAAACTGCCTGCCAACGGAATGGCTCCGGCAGGAATCTGCCAAAGCAAGTCGACCGTTCGTGGCTGGGGCGTCGGATTGGTTACGATCACCTGCCCGACATACGCCACCTGAGTCAAGTACTCAACGGGTGCGACGCGAACCTGCTGGTCCTCGTCATCGACCGGTGGCGTTCCCACCGCTTCAAAGCGTTGCCCAACCAGCAGACTTGGATCTCCTTCCATCGCCTGCAAAGCGACCAAGCGTTTTGTGATAACCGCGACGGAATGTTCCGGAGCGTAGGGCTGACCTGGTTTGTCAGGGAGCGCGACGTCGCCCGCCTGAAGGGGCAGTCCACAGACGGCCAGTGCAGCGAGGGCCGCGTGATAGTTATCCGTTGGATCCAGCAAATGTTGACTCAGTTTATTGGCTGGCCCATTCTGCGCCCAATCGGCCCAGAAGTGGTCAACCGCGATCAACTGGGCATCCGCATCGGCGGTCCGCACTTGATCCCACTGGCTCTCGGCCCACTGCTTAGTGGGGTCAAGCGGCTGATAGAAATTGGCAACCCTGCCCAACGAACGTTTTTTACGGAACCCGAATCCCAAGGCGTTCGCTTGTGGTTTGGCATTAAAGAACTTAGCCGATTCGGACTTATTCTCCGCACGATCCAGAACCTCCGACTCCGCTTCTTCTGCCATGTCGCCCATTCCGCCGCCCATCCCCATTCCACCAAAGGCCATTCCTTCCGCTGGCGCCGCTTCGCCCATCATCATCCCACCGACGCCACCTCCACCACCAAATCCTCCCATGCCACCCATCTGGTCCATTCGCGATTCCGATAGCCGCCGGCTTCGCAATCCCGATTCGACGGCTCGGCGCAGTCGTTCTGGATCTTTTTTCAACATCGCAACCCGCTCCCTCAGATCACGTAAAATCGCGTCACGGGCCGCAGGTACCGCGCGTGCCAAGATGGCTCGCTCGATCGCGTTTAATCGGTGGTATTTCCAAGGCTCCGTCCAGGGCGTCAGATCGGTCCCCAGCAACCATTCATCAATCAGTTGGCGTTCCTTTTTGTTTTCAAGAAACGGCCGGACGACGTTTTTGAAAAACGGACGATCATGCTGTGACAAAAACAGATGCACTTCATGGCAGGCCAATCTCCCATACGCCTCGCGTTTCGCTTCGTCGTCCATTTGATGCCAGCGGGCAAGTTCTCGAAAGTCACCTAATCGCGGGTCGTCGACCAACGTTTGGTACAGCCCCATCAGGTCGGCCAAATTTGAATAAACCTGCAATTGAGCCGTCCCTAGCTCGTCCAATTTCAATGGCTGATCGGGCGAGGCGATTAGGACTCCGCGTTCAAACGCGTAGGGCGATTCGGCTTGCAACGCTTGCGCAAGTCGCAAATCGCGTCGTTCTGGTTCCGCCAACTTGCCGTACAGAGTCC comes from the Roseimaritima multifibrata genome and includes:
- a CDS encoding DUF5060 domain-containing protein; the encoded protein is MIRVGMKSGISGGWVLAGILLVCPGIQSSHAEAAVKASPTKASSDLPQQSPRQADGDGSVAVSGEQKLWHNVTLNLQGPFAHEKDNVPNPYTDYRMTVRFTHQDGSEFNIPGYFAADGDAANSSAESGVVWRAHFTPNKTGRWDYKVSFLKGDLVAVEKETESTPLQPFDGQAGTLNIVESDKQGRDLRAHGRLEYVGKRYLRFAGSGEYFLKAGADAPETLLAYKDFDNTHAGNAKKAPLKSWAPHRKDWQPGDPTWGDGKGKGLIGAVNYLSGKGCNAFSFLTYNAGGDGDNVWPFVQREDKLHYDCSKLDQWGIVFQHGTERGMYLHFKMQETENDDHKKGKGGGFVPESLDGGDLGIQRKLYCRELIARFGHNLALNWNLGEENTQTTAQQKAMMDAISDLDPYGNNIVIHTYPNEQDKVYRPLLGKQSKLTGASLQNSNLQSTHAQTIKWVSASAEAGKPWVVAFDESGSAAHGQCPDLGYRGFDGHDRTGKMVYDQNRVRKQTLWGTLMAGGAGCEYYFGYQFAENDIVCEDWRSRDQSWDACRIALDFFADHSIPFWEMKNADELVGNPQHEASRFCFAKQGELYLVYLPEGGNHELDLSEASGEFDVQWFNPRTGGDLSTGSQKSLQGGSKVKLGTAPEDPQEDWLVVVRKK